One window of Sulfurospirillum sp. 1612 genomic DNA carries:
- a CDS encoding MBL fold metallo-hydrolase — protein sequence MQLKFLGTADSGGIPSHNCMCSICQDYRKKGDVNLATAAYIECDNGEIILLDAGVENIATIFDGRNIKAVFLTHFHADHVMGLLRLRYSSHPIDCYHPKDKLGFADIYKNHRALNFQENTPFQGITHNGITFFPVPLFHSKNTTGYIIQSNDETIAYLTDCAGMSEESLNFIKSFDLDTCYLDACLAPNFDNGNHLNYEQATILLDDIGAKNSHLIHSSHYTLDYIKTNHVTLKYDYILPHHLSS from the coding sequence ATGCAATTAAAATTTTTGGGCACCGCAGATAGTGGTGGGATTCCTTCTCACAATTGTATGTGTAGTATCTGTCAAGATTACCGAAAAAAAGGCGATGTCAACCTCGCTACTGCGGCGTATATTGAATGTGATAATGGAGAGATTATTTTGCTTGATGCAGGAGTGGAAAATATTGCTACGATTTTTGATGGACGCAACATCAAGGCAGTATTTTTGACACATTTTCACGCCGACCATGTTATGGGATTGTTACGACTTCGGTACAGCAGCCATCCAATCGATTGCTATCATCCTAAGGATAAACTAGGCTTTGCTGATATTTATAAAAATCATCGTGCCCTCAATTTTCAAGAGAACACACCCTTTCAAGGCATCACACACAATGGCATCACATTTTTTCCTGTGCCCCTATTTCACTCCAAAAACACCACCGGATACATCATCCAATCCAACGATGAAACCATCGCCTATCTCACCGATTGTGCAGGTATGAGCGAGGAATCCTTGAATTTTATCAAAAGTTTTGATCTTGATACGTGCTATCTTGATGCTTGCTTGGCTCCGAATTTTGACAATGGCAACCATCTCAATTATGAGCAGGCCACCATATTGCTCGATGATATTGGGGCAAAAAATTCACATTTAATACACAGCAGTCATTATACATTGGATTACATCAAAACCAATCATGTCACGCTGAAATATGACTACATCCTACCCCATCACCTCTCTTCTTAG
- a CDS encoding metal-sulfur cluster assembly factor, whose protein sequence is MTKEVEEKLKEAVIENIKTIYDPEIPINLYDLGLIYDIKFEEENNYTYCLIDMTLTAPGCSVSDMLVDQVKFIVKSMDQIDEAYVNLVFDPPWDIDKISEEGKDILAANGTII, encoded by the coding sequence ATGACTAAAGAAGTAGAAGAAAAATTAAAAGAGGCAGTGATTGAGAATATCAAAACGATTTATGACCCTGAGATACCGATAAATCTCTATGATTTGGGTTTGATTTATGACATAAAGTTTGAAGAAGAGAACAATTATACCTACTGTCTCATCGATATGACGTTGACGGCTCCGGGATGTTCGGTCTCTGATATGTTAGTCGACCAAGTGAAATTTATCGTTAAATCGATGGATCAAATCGATGAGGCTTATGTCAATCTTGTTTTTGATCCCCCTTGGGATATTGATAAGATTAGCGAAGAGGGTAAAGATATCCTAGCGGCTAATGGAACGATTATCTAA
- a CDS encoding SufE family protein, which translates to MSSEIETRIEEIVEELSFFDDELEKYEYLVDTGKALSPLSEDEKQEQYLIQGCTSQVWLICENTDGKLIFRGDSNTVIVKGLVALIIKIFSDLTPKEIVDFDTDRLGVLGLSEIITPNRQNGLKSMIERIKTYAQEAYHD; encoded by the coding sequence ATGAGTAGCGAGATAGAAACCAGAATAGAAGAGATTGTAGAAGAGTTGTCATTTTTTGATGATGAACTTGAAAAATATGAATATCTAGTCGATACAGGTAAAGCGCTTTCTCCTTTGAGCGAGGATGAAAAACAAGAACAATATCTGATTCAAGGATGCACCTCACAAGTGTGGCTTATCTGTGAAAATACAGATGGGAAATTAATCTTTAGAGGCGATAGTAATACCGTCATCGTCAAAGGTTTAGTGGCGTTAATTATCAAGATATTTTCAGATCTGACACCGAAAGAAATTGTTGATTTTGATACCGATAGATTAGGAGTTCTCGGACTCTCAGAGATTATCACACCCAATCGTCAAAATGGTTTAAAAAGTATGATTGAGAGAATCAAAACTTATGCACAAGAGGCTTATCATGACTAA
- a CDS encoding aminotransferase class V-fold PLP-dependent enzyme, translating to MYKKYFEYFHDNKNIYLDSASTTQKPKVVLEAVQEYYTKYCANTHRSNFGNANRATTEFENARSTLKSFINAAHDEEIIFTKGVTESLNFIASSFVKDRFDTVIISSLEHHSNIVPWHMQGRSLHQGLEVVNCDENLSFDMEHFEQLLQENPNAFVSITHVSNAFGRINPVKNIIHIAHKYGVPVMIDGAQSLVHFNVDVQDLDVDFYALSSHKSYGPTGVGAMYIKKEHLKDVKAYQTGGATISDVSYDRSILLDSPFKFEAGTQNIAGVIGFAQALKFIQMLEYDRIIDYEAGIYEYMYEQLSEIEDIQLYTDSINCIGSLSFNVKGAMADDVGVLLDKMNVSIRYGHHCAQPIMKKLGLQGTARVSLGIYNDLHDIDMLIKNLKRALQILKG from the coding sequence GTGTACAAAAAATATTTTGAATATTTTCATGATAATAAAAATATCTATTTAGATAGTGCCTCCACGACTCAAAAACCAAAAGTCGTGCTTGAGGCCGTGCAGGAGTATTATACAAAATACTGCGCCAATACACATCGAAGTAATTTTGGTAATGCCAACCGTGCAACGACGGAATTTGAAAATGCCAGAAGCACGCTCAAATCATTTATCAATGCCGCTCATGATGAGGAGATTATCTTTACCAAAGGGGTCACTGAATCTTTGAATTTTATTGCCTCATCGTTTGTCAAAGATCGTTTTGACACGGTGATTATCTCCTCGCTTGAGCATCACTCTAATATTGTGCCATGGCATATGCAAGGCCGAAGTTTGCATCAGGGCTTAGAAGTGGTAAATTGTGATGAGAATCTCTCTTTTGATATGGAACACTTTGAACAATTGTTGCAAGAAAATCCCAATGCTTTTGTGAGCATCACGCATGTGTCCAATGCATTTGGAAGAATCAATCCGGTTAAAAATATTATCCATATTGCTCATAAATATGGGGTGCCTGTCATGATAGACGGTGCGCAGAGTCTGGTGCATTTTAATGTGGATGTTCAAGATTTGGATGTCGATTTTTATGCCCTCTCTTCACACAAGAGTTATGGTCCTACCGGTGTTGGAGCGATGTATATCAAAAAAGAACATCTCAAAGATGTCAAAGCCTATCAAACCGGCGGTGCGACGATTAGTGATGTGAGCTATGACCGCAGTATTTTGTTAGATTCTCCTTTTAAATTTGAAGCAGGAACACAAAATATCGCCGGAGTTATTGGATTCGCTCAAGCATTAAAATTTATACAGATGCTAGAATATGATCGCATCATCGATTATGAAGCGGGAATCTATGAGTATATGTATGAACAATTAAGCGAGATTGAAGACATACAACTCTACACCGATAGTATCAATTGTATTGGAAGTTTGAGTTTCAATGTCAAAGGAGCTATGGCAGATGATGTAGGCGTATTGCTCGATAAGATGAATGTGAGTATCCGGTACGGACACCATTGTGCGCAACCGATTATGAAAAAGTTAGGATTACAGGGGACTGCAAGAGTGAGTTTGGGAATTTATAATGATTTGCATGACATAGATATGCTCATCAAGAATCTCAAAAGAGCCTTGCAGATATTAAAAGGATAA
- a CDS encoding SufD family Fe-S cluster assembly protein — translation MKINDLNSDLAIKDRDAYKRLQEIGLPHKRTEEFREFPIHAVLNQDFATTTAKVAFSEALNAKRDANFYTLYILNGTPDLAHSILPNEVRCTQGTKTPHQSPNALFYLSESYLEEETTLFIDANLDKPLMIVNAYSGHDAFIPTSLHIVVNEKVHAQIVAVHVEEDVRQAFVNANVRLSVKADATLDYTKLERSRGENTLITNIEPILDESGRCHIVGLELDSHTALNIINATLAQAHTTFSFESILKLSGRNRSGNIISIVHDGEYTESYISSKHLLDDASQALFEVKSTVNHDARFSKTFQNSQTILLKDGARINANPKLILHTDELEAAHGATSGSLDEEALYYMQSRGIKLQDAEKMLINAIELQVIEKIENESMKELALRFIGE, via the coding sequence ATGAAAATAAATGATCTAAACTCAGATCTTGCGATAAAAGATCGCGACGCTTACAAACGACTTCAAGAGATTGGATTGCCCCACAAGCGGACAGAAGAGTTTCGAGAATTTCCTATTCATGCCGTTTTGAATCAGGATTTTGCTACGACTACGGCTAAAGTAGCGTTTTCTGAGGCATTAAATGCCAAACGCGATGCCAATTTCTATACATTATATATCCTCAATGGGACTCCTGATTTGGCGCACTCCATTTTGCCTAATGAGGTACGATGTACGCAAGGGACAAAAACACCACATCAAAGTCCGAATGCTTTGTTTTATCTGAGTGAATCCTATCTTGAAGAGGAGACCACGCTTTTTATTGATGCAAATTTGGATAAGCCTTTGATGATTGTCAATGCTTATAGTGGGCATGATGCTTTTATCCCGACGTCACTTCACATCGTCGTGAATGAAAAGGTACACGCACAGATAGTAGCCGTTCATGTGGAAGAAGATGTGAGACAAGCGTTTGTCAATGCCAATGTGCGTTTGAGTGTGAAAGCAGATGCGACACTCGATTATACAAAGCTAGAGCGATCTCGTGGTGAGAATACTTTGATTACCAATATTGAGCCGATACTGGATGAATCAGGACGCTGTCATATCGTCGGACTTGAGCTAGATTCGCATACGGCTTTGAATATTATCAACGCGACACTCGCACAGGCCCATACGACTTTTTCATTTGAAAGTATTTTGAAATTGAGCGGTAGAAACCGAAGTGGGAATATCATCTCTATTGTTCATGATGGAGAATATACGGAGAGTTATATCTCTAGCAAACATCTCCTAGATGATGCCTCACAAGCACTGTTTGAAGTCAAATCTACGGTCAATCATGATGCTAGGTTTTCCAAGACATTTCAAAACTCTCAAACCATTTTACTAAAAGATGGCGCACGCATCAATGCCAATCCAAAATTGATCTTGCATACTGATGAGTTAGAAGCAGCACATGGAGCGACTAGTGGTTCTTTGGATGAAGAAGCACTCTACTATATGCAAAGTCGCGGTATAAAATTGCAAGATGCAGAGAAAATGCTCATCAATGCGATAGAATTACAAGTAATCGAAAAAATTGAAAACGAGTCGATGAAAGAACTCGCACTTCGTTTTATAGGGGAATAG
- the sufC gene encoding Fe-S cluster assembly ATPase SufC codes for MLEIKNLNVSIKDKEILKGLNLTINPGEVHALMGTNGAGKSTLVKTLSAHFDCEVTGGEMQYKGKNLMDMSVDERANEGIFMSFQNPTEIPGVNNMYFLKTALNAKRAHHKEDEINIAQFLKKIKSTVKTFGLDDKMLKRDVNEGFSGGEKKKNELLQMLTLEPDLILLDEIDSGLDVDAIKMIANGVKSLLDGKRSVLMITHYDRLLELIKPDFVHVLSGGKIVKSGDYTLALKIDEQGYEGIGTGHENK; via the coding sequence ATGTTAGAAATAAAAAATTTAAATGTATCAATCAAAGACAAAGAGATTTTAAAAGGCTTGAACCTCACGATTAATCCAGGTGAAGTACATGCATTGATGGGGACCAATGGCGCAGGAAAATCAACCTTGGTGAAGACCCTCAGTGCGCATTTTGATTGCGAAGTAACCGGTGGAGAGATGCAATACAAAGGGAAAAATCTCATGGATATGAGTGTGGATGAACGGGCTAATGAGGGAATTTTTATGAGTTTCCAAAATCCGACTGAAATCCCTGGTGTTAATAATATGTACTTTCTCAAAACAGCGCTCAACGCCAAACGAGCGCATCATAAAGAAGATGAGATTAATATCGCACAATTTTTGAAAAAGATAAAATCCACAGTCAAAACCTTTGGTTTGGATGATAAAATGCTCAAAAGAGATGTCAATGAAGGGTTTTCCGGGGGTGAAAAAAAGAAAAATGAACTCTTGCAAATGCTGACCTTGGAGCCGGATTTGATTTTGTTAGATGAGATTGATTCAGGACTGGATGTAGATGCAATCAAGATGATTGCTAATGGCGTCAAATCCCTTTTAGATGGCAAGCGTTCTGTGCTTATGATTACACACTATGATCGTCTATTGGAGCTGATTAAACCCGACTTTGTGCATGTACTCAGCGGCGGTAAAATCGTCAAGAGTGGTGATTATACGCTCGCATTAAAGATTGATGAACAAGGATATGAGGGGATAGGAACGGGTCATGAAAATAAATGA
- the sufB gene encoding Fe-S cluster assembly protein SufB, whose product MENKIVKDIISNDYALGFETMVQSDTFPPGLNEDVIKAISAKKEEPDWLLDFRLKAYKKWLTMEEPHWADLEHDPIDYQSISYYSAPKKGPDSLDEVDPQILDTYNKLGIPLEEQKALAGIAVDAVFDSVSVKTTFQKELSEKGIIFCSISEAAREHPELLKKYLASVVPYNDNYFATLNCAVFTDGSFVYIPKNTKCPMELSTYFRINALNTGQFERTLIIADEGSYVSYNEGCSAPMRDENQLHAAVVELVALKDAQIKYSTIQNWYPGDENGKGGIYNFVTKRGLCKGDRSKISWTQVETGSSLTWKYPSCVLKGDESVGEFYSVALTSLSQQADTGTKMIHLGKNTKSTIISKGVSALKGVNAYRGLVKVGKDAENARNFSQCDSLLIGGDCSANTFPYQDVRNKSAKIEHEATTSKISDEQLFYITQRGIEQENAVSLIVNGFCKEILEELPMEFAVEARALLSISLEGSVG is encoded by the coding sequence ATGGAAAACAAAATTGTAAAAGACATAATTTCGAATGATTATGCCTTGGGATTTGAGACGATGGTCCAATCCGATACTTTTCCTCCCGGCTTGAATGAAGATGTTATCAAGGCAATCTCTGCCAAAAAAGAAGAACCCGATTGGCTGCTTGATTTTAGACTCAAAGCGTATAAAAAATGGTTGACGATGGAAGAGCCTCATTGGGCGGATTTGGAGCATGACCCGATTGATTATCAAAGTATTAGTTACTATTCAGCTCCCAAAAAAGGGCCCGATTCGCTTGATGAAGTAGACCCTCAAATTTTGGATACCTACAATAAATTGGGTATTCCTCTTGAAGAGCAAAAAGCACTAGCAGGAATTGCTGTGGATGCTGTGTTTGATTCGGTTTCTGTGAAGACAACCTTTCAAAAAGAACTCAGTGAAAAAGGGATTATCTTTTGTTCTATCAGCGAAGCCGCGCGTGAACATCCGGAACTTTTGAAAAAATATCTCGCTTCGGTAGTCCCTTATAATGATAATTATTTTGCGACACTTAATTGTGCTGTTTTTACCGATGGTTCGTTTGTGTATATTCCAAAGAATACAAAATGTCCGATGGAGCTTTCGACCTACTTTAGAATCAATGCCCTCAATACCGGACAGTTTGAGCGGACTTTGATCATCGCAGATGAAGGTAGCTATGTCTCGTATAATGAAGGCTGTTCCGCTCCGATGCGTGATGAAAACCAGCTCCATGCTGCGGTAGTTGAATTGGTAGCACTCAAAGATGCACAAATAAAATATTCGACGATTCAAAACTGGTATCCCGGCGATGAAAATGGCAAAGGGGGAATTTACAATTTTGTAACCAAAAGAGGTTTGTGCAAGGGCGATCGCTCGAAAATCTCATGGACACAAGTAGAAACTGGCTCCTCTTTGACATGGAAATATCCAAGTTGTGTGTTAAAAGGAGATGAGAGTGTGGGAGAATTTTATTCGGTTGCACTGACATCATTATCGCAACAAGCCGATACCGGAACCAAGATGATTCATCTAGGCAAAAATACCAAGTCCACTATCATCTCAAAAGGAGTGTCTGCCCTCAAAGGAGTCAATGCTTATCGTGGTTTGGTTAAAGTTGGAAAAGATGCTGAAAATGCGAGAAATTTTTCACAATGTGACTCACTCTTAATCGGAGGTGATTGCTCAGCTAATACCTTCCCATATCAAGATGTGAGAAATAAAAGTGCCAAGATTGAACACGAAGCGACGACTTCAAAGATCAGCGATGAGCAACTTTTTTATATTACCCAACGCGGGATTGAACAAGAAAATGCGGTGTCTCTCATAGTCAATGGATTTTGTAAAGAGATTTTAGAAGAATTACCAATGGAATTTGCAGTAGAAGCACGAGCGCTTCTTAGCATCTCATTGGAAGGCAGCGTAGGATAG
- the thiE gene encoding thiamine phosphate synthase, translated as MPKRLKGLYAITDERLTPENTIIDQCHEALDCGIKILQYRDKTHKDEEIEQTCATLQALCQRYEAAFIINDRPYLAQKINADGLHVGKDDMSLSKTRQIFTDGMIGVSCYGSLEMAQEAQKMGATYVAFGAFFPTPTKPDAGVFPMEVLSQAKAHLSLPVCAIGGINIQTIQSINHHQPDMLCCVSAIFAGNIKDNIQQLNQKIQRGF; from the coding sequence GTGCCCAAACGATTAAAAGGCTTGTATGCCATCACAGATGAGCGATTGACACCAGAGAATACGATTATAGACCAATGTCATGAGGCCTTAGATTGTGGCATCAAAATCTTGCAATATCGGGATAAGACACACAAGGATGAGGAGATTGAACAAACTTGCGCTACCTTGCAAGCGTTATGTCAACGGTATGAGGCAGCCTTCATCATCAACGACCGTCCCTATCTTGCACAAAAAATCAATGCCGATGGTCTGCATGTAGGAAAAGATGACATGAGCCTAAGCAAAACACGTCAAATATTTACAGATGGGATGATTGGAGTCTCTTGTTATGGTAGTCTTGAAATGGCACAAGAGGCACAAAAGATGGGAGCGACTTATGTCGCATTTGGTGCTTTTTTCCCGACACCAACAAAACCCGATGCAGGCGTCTTTCCGATGGAAGTTCTCTCACAAGCCAAAGCACACCTCTCACTGCCTGTGTGTGCTATCGGCGGTATCAATATCCAAACGATTCAATCCATCAATCATCACCAACCCGATATGCTTTGCTGTGTGAGTGCTATATTTGCCGGCAATATTAAAGATAATATTCAGCAACTTAATCAAAAGATACAAAGAGGATTTTAG
- the dat gene encoding D-amino-acid transaminase: protein MSNIVFLNGDYLEKEDAKVSIFDRGFLFGDGIYEVVPVINSKVVDKAPFFERFEGSLSKIELQSPYNREEVMEILNTLIEKNNLVEGGIYMQVTRGVAPREFFFPSDTPSTFMAFIFKKEIIHTPLAKSGVKVSSVTDIRWKRRDIKSISLLGQVLAKEEVHQKGAFEGWMIEDGFVTEGTSSSAYIVKDGVIITRPLSNLILPGIRRKILMSLTKDHDIKVEERLFTLEEALDADEAFMSSATVFVLPIIEIDGQKIGDGKPGPMATKLRELYVQAALEEANS from the coding sequence ATGAGTAATATAGTGTTTTTAAATGGTGATTATCTAGAAAAAGAAGATGCAAAAGTATCAATCTTTGATAGAGGATTTCTTTTTGGTGATGGGATTTATGAAGTGGTTCCTGTTATTAATTCAAAAGTTGTGGATAAAGCACCGTTTTTTGAGCGATTTGAAGGAAGTTTGAGCAAAATAGAGTTGCAATCTCCTTATAATCGCGAAGAGGTTATGGAAATCTTGAATACCTTGATTGAAAAAAACAATTTAGTAGAAGGGGGCATTTATATGCAAGTGACTCGAGGGGTTGCACCGCGAGAATTTTTCTTTCCGAGTGATACTCCGAGCACTTTTATGGCTTTTATTTTCAAAAAAGAGATTATCCATACGCCTTTAGCAAAAAGCGGTGTGAAAGTCTCAAGTGTCACCGATATTAGATGGAAACGACGGGATATCAAATCCATCTCACTTCTAGGACAAGTTCTTGCCAAAGAAGAAGTTCATCAAAAAGGTGCTTTTGAAGGTTGGATGATTGAAGATGGTTTTGTCACAGAGGGAACCTCTTCATCGGCCTATATCGTTAAAGATGGCGTGATTATCACGCGCCCACTTTCCAATCTCATCCTTCCGGGAATTCGCCGCAAGATTTTGATGTCTTTGACAAAAGATCATGATATCAAAGTAGAAGAGCGACTCTTTACTTTAGAAGAAGCGCTTGATGCCGATGAGGCCTTTATGTCAAGTGCTACGGTATTTGTATTGCCAATTATCGAGATTGACGGTCAAAAAATCGGCGATGGAAAACCCGGTCCTATGGCAACAAAACTACGTGAATTATACGTCCAAGCCGCTTTGGAAGAAGCCAATAGCTAA
- a CDS encoding LysE family translocator yields MPLSLWTFLIAITILTMTPGVDTMMIFRNTLRGGAKDGLASSLGICLGLFVHAFLSAVGISAILLYSLTAFTILKTIGALYLIWLGFHSLKAFWNFKKQKDIQTVKREFYFWRSLREGFLSNVLNPKTIVFYMAFLPQFIAPHHSALAQSMFLASLHFIIATLWQGLLVYTLHSANGFILKPIVRRSLDFISGSVMIALGIKLFLAKK; encoded by the coding sequence ATGCCCCTCTCTCTTTGGACGTTTTTAATTGCCATTACTATCTTGACGATGACACCGGGCGTCGATACGATGATGATCTTCCGCAACACCTTAAGAGGTGGCGCTAAAGATGGGCTTGCTTCAAGTCTGGGCATCTGCTTGGGATTGTTTGTTCATGCGTTTTTATCTGCAGTGGGTATTTCTGCTATTTTACTCTACTCGCTCACCGCTTTTACCATCCTCAAAACCATCGGGGCGCTTTATCTGATATGGTTAGGATTTCACAGTCTCAAAGCCTTTTGGAATTTTAAAAAACAAAAAGACATCCAAACCGTCAAACGCGAGTTTTATTTTTGGCGCTCGTTGCGAGAGGGATTTTTATCCAACGTTCTCAATCCTAAGACTATCGTGTTTTATATGGCGTTTTTACCCCAATTTATAGCGCCCCATCACTCAGCACTCGCACAATCGATGTTTTTGGCATCTTTGCATTTTATCATCGCAACCCTCTGGCAAGGATTGTTGGTCTATACCTTGCATTCTGCCAATGGATTTATCCTCAAACCTATCGTGCGACGCAGTTTGGATTTTATCTCAGGTTCGGTCATGATTGCCTTGGGAATCAAACTCTTTTTAGCCAAAAAATAA
- a CDS encoding MFS transporter encodes MTKNTRSVLQISSLFVAIGFLALGYGMIFTYIGIYLKGEHISNAVIGMINAAFFMGSIASSIFSQKIISQVGHIRSFSAFASVMVVTFLLQTLFSNEILWGVLRFFAGFAYYGLLIIIESWLNEKSTSDDRGMVLATYTVVFYLFTAIGQFFLSFDITLSETVFIAGSVLVLFSVVAIALTKIKEPVLEPLVHYSFPKIYSIVPLALSACFLAGIFVGGLFTMVPVYILTLFHSVEVVSYFMIMTLFGGLLSQWPIGMLSDKFGRRKLIAGCGFFTAIISILFLFATHHILVIYILGFLFGFAMFSIYPLGVARANDVVDENKNIVEISRALLFVYGVGSFMAPAFMGFLMEYFHGAIFVIFSLLGIFLTFYALSKKRVADDDMSVFVSMPVTSGAELSQLDPRVP; translated from the coding sequence ATGACAAAAAATACGCGCTCCGTGCTTCAAATTTCCTCACTTTTTGTCGCGATTGGGTTCTTGGCTCTTGGCTATGGTATGATTTTTACCTATATTGGTATCTATCTCAAAGGAGAACATATCAGCAATGCTGTGATTGGGATGATTAATGCAGCGTTTTTTATGGGCTCGATTGCTTCTTCTATCTTTAGCCAGAAAATCATCTCACAAGTGGGACATATTCGCAGTTTCTCCGCTTTTGCTTCTGTGATGGTGGTGACTTTTTTATTGCAAACGCTTTTCTCCAATGAAATATTGTGGGGCGTGTTGCGATTTTTCGCCGGATTTGCATATTATGGATTGTTGATTATCATCGAGAGTTGGCTCAATGAAAAAAGTACCTCCGATGATAGAGGGATGGTTTTGGCTACTTATACGGTCGTGTTTTATCTATTTACCGCCATTGGGCAATTTTTCTTATCTTTTGATATTACCTTGAGTGAGACTGTTTTTATCGCAGGGTCCGTTTTAGTGCTCTTCTCTGTGGTAGCCATTGCGCTGACGAAAATCAAAGAACCGGTACTAGAGCCTCTTGTTCATTATAGTTTTCCCAAAATCTACTCCATCGTCCCTTTGGCTTTGAGTGCTTGTTTTTTGGCTGGTATTTTTGTGGGCGGATTGTTTACGATGGTGCCGGTTTATATTTTGACGCTGTTTCACTCTGTTGAGGTGGTGTCATATTTTATGATCATGACATTGTTCGGAGGCTTGCTCTCGCAATGGCCCATTGGTATGCTATCGGATAAATTTGGAAGACGGAAATTAATCGCAGGATGTGGATTTTTTACTGCGATTATTTCGATACTGTTTTTATTTGCCACGCATCATATTCTCGTGATTTATATTTTGGGATTTTTATTTGGATTTGCTATGTTTTCAATCTATCCTCTTGGTGTTGCACGAGCCAATGACGTGGTGGACGAAAACAAAAATATTGTCGAAATCAGTCGTGCGCTGTTATTTGTTTATGGTGTAGGCTCGTTTATGGCTCCGGCATTTATGGGCTTTTTGATGGAATATTTTCATGGGGCTATTTTCGTGATTTTCTCTCTTTTGGGAATCTTTCTGACTTTTTACGCACTCTCTAAAAAACGAGTGGCTGATGATGATATGAGTGTCTTTGTCTCGATGCCAGTGACCTCAGGGGCTGAACTTTCACAACTTGATCCAAGAGTTCCATAA